CCCGGCACGCGGTCACCGCCGCCGTGGAACGCCTCGACCAGAACCGCACGGAATCCCGCGAGGTCGTCCTCACTCCGCGTCTCGTCCTGCGGGGGACCACGGGGCGGCCCGCCTGACACGCCGCAGGCGCGGCCCGTGCGGACTCCGCACGGGCCGCGCCCGGTTTCGGTTTCGGTCTCGACACCGGTCAGGAGACACGGGCGTCGCGGACCCACCCGTGGCGAGGAGACGCAGTCGGCCGACCCAGCGGCCGGGCAGAGGGGGGGCGAGCCGTCGATATCACTGGCAGGTACGGGAGTTGTAGCGCATGGGATAGATCGATCCGTTGTCGTTCCGCAGGCTGACGAAGGACCAGCGGCCGTCGTCCCCGGCGCGGTACATCGCGAAGCTCTTGAGCTTGCCGTGGTACCTGGCGGTGATCTGGCCCTCGGAACTGGTGCCGATGTACTGCAGTTTGCCGCTGTACACGCCGCCGTCGACGTCCGGGAGATGGACCCGCTTCTCGTCCAGCTCGCCGAAGGTCTTCTCGCCGACCAGGCCGTCGTCGGCCAGGCCCCACCGCTTCTGCAGGGACTTCGTCGCGGCCTTGGAGTTGGCGCCGAAGACGCCGTCGATGTCGGAGCGGTCGACGACGGTGCCGTTGGACTCGATGGCGCCCTCGGCGTAGAGGACGTTCTGCCAGAAGCAGGCCAGGTTGGACGTCGCGTACGAGGACGTCGACAGGGTGCCTTCGTCACCGAAGTCGTCGTAGATGGAACCGGCGCCGCGGACGTAGCCGTCCGAGGCGGCCGCCGAGGCCGGCGTCGCGCTGATCGCCAGGGTGGTGGCGGCCAGGGCGCCGAGCGCGGCGGTGGCCAGACGGCCATGGGCGGTACGGATGGTCATGGGTTTCTCCCCGTGGAGACGCGGTGTGCGGGTGTGCGGGTGTGCCGTAAGAACGGAACGGAACGGAGCGGAGCGGAGCGGTGCGATGCGATGCGATCCGTGACGCGGAGGTGCCGTCGGCCCGTCGTCGACGAGATCAACTGTGCTGTTCCGTACGGGCCGAGGGCCAGTGATCTCGCGTTCCACGTCGCCGTGGGACGCGCCTCGATCCGCTGACCTGGTGCGTCGCAGACGGAATGGGACGCGCATGGAATGCTGGGAGCGGAGTCGCGGGCCGAGGTCACGGGGGTGAAGGGCTTGGACGGGCCAGAGGGTGCCCAGGAGTTGGCCCGCGTCCTGGCGGGGCTGAAGCGGCGCAGTGGCCTCAGCTATCAGCAGCTGGGGCGGCGGGTCTTCACGAGCAGCTCCACCCTTCACCGGTACTGCAACGGGAAGGGGACACCGGCGGACTACGACGTCGTCATCCGTATCGCCAAGGAGTGCGGAGCAGACGCGGACGAACTCAATGTGCTCCTGCGAAGTTGGAGGGCCGCGACGGGCAACGGCCAGGCGGAGGGCCCGGGGAGCGCGGAGGGGCAGGCGTCCGGTTCGATGTCCGAGGAGGTCGGGGACGTCGGCCCGTCTTCCCTCACCGGTCGGGTGGCGGCGCGGCGCCCCCGGAGCGTACGGCTCGTCCTCGCCGTCGTCACGGCGTTCGTCGTGCTCTGCACCGCCGTCGCCAGCGCCCCGCACGAGGCGCGG
The sequence above is drawn from the Streptomyces griseiscabiei genome and encodes:
- a CDS encoding peptidoglycan-binding domain-containing protein encodes the protein MTIRTAHGRLATAALGALAATTLAISATPASAAASDGYVRGAGSIYDDFGDEGTLSTSSYATSNLACFWQNVLYAEGAIESNGTVVDRSDIDGVFGANSKAATKSLQKRWGLADDGLVGEKTFGELDEKRVHLPDVDGGVYSGKLQYIGTSSEGQITARYHGKLKSFAMYRAGDDGRWSFVSLRNDNGSIYPMRYNSRTCQ